TGATCGCGGCCAGCACGGCGTCGGCGTCCACCGCGGGCGCCCGCACCGGCAGTCCGAGCCCGCGCAGCAAGGTCTCCTGCCGCCGCGTCGTCCCGGCGTCGGCCACGCCAAGCCGTTCGGCCAGCCGCGCCTCGGCGACCATGCCGAGCGCGACCGCCTCGCCGTGCGTCCACGTCTCGAACCGCGTCGCCGCCTCCAATGCGTGGCCGATCGTGTGACCGTAGTTCAGCGCGAAGCGCCACTCGCCCTTCTCCTCCGGGTCGCGCTGGATCACGGAGGCCTTGAGCCGGCACGAGCCGCCGATGATGCGCGTCAGGGTGGGGAGATCGCGCGCATCGAGAGCCTTCGCCGAGCGCTCGACGTCGTCGAAGTAGGCGGCATCCAGCACGACGCCGTGCTTGACGATCTCGGCGAGGCCCGAGCGGAAGTCGCGGTCCGGCAGGGTCAGCACGACCGCCGGGTCCACCACGACCAGGCGTGGCTGGTAAAACGCGCCGATGAGGTTCTTCGCCTTCGGGTGGTCGATCGCGGTCTTGCCCCCGATGGACGCGTCCACCTGGGCGAGCACGGTCGTCGGCACCTGGACGAAGTTGAC
This DNA window, taken from Candidatus Methylomirabilota bacterium, encodes the following:
- the aroB gene encoding 3-dehydroquinate synthase translates to MIIPVNLGTRSYRIVVECGALATVGGHLRELGVGARAALVSDAAILALYGKAVRASLEGAGFAVATLEVPEGEGAKTLAVAEQCWNELLAAGLDRTSTVLALGGGGVGDVAGFVAATYMRGVNFVQVPTTVLAQVDASIGGKTAIDHPKAKNLIGAFYQPRLVVVDPAVVLTLPDRDFRSGLAEIVKHGVVLDAAYFDDVERSAKALDARDLPTLTRIIGGSCRLKASVIQRDPEEKGEWRFALNYGHTIGHALEAATRFETWTHGEAVALGMVAEARLAERLGVADAGTTRRQETLLRGLGLPVRAPAVDADAVLAAI